GACCTACGCGCTCAACCGCGCGGTCTTCGGCGTCGACGCCGCGGTCGCGCGCCGGACCCTGGCCGAGCTGACCGAGCTGCTCGGCCTCGCCGGCCTCACCGACAAGCCGACCCGGCAGCTGTCGCTGGGCGAGCGCATGAAGTGCGAGCTGGCCGCCGCGCTCCTGCACGGGCCGACGACGCTGTTCCTCGACGAGCCGACCATCGGCCTCGACGTCGCGATGCAGGTGACGATCCGCGACTTCATCCGCGACTACAACCAGCGCCACGACGCGACCGTGCTCCTGACCTCGCACTACATGGACGACGTGGTCGCGCTGTGCCCGCGGGTGATCGTGATCGACGGCGGCCGGCTGATCCACGACGGCGATCTGCGGGCGCTGGTCAAGACCATGCTGCCCGACAAGCTGGTGTCCTTCACCGGCGCGGTCGCGCCCGAGGAGGTCGCCCGGCTGGGCGAGCTGGTCAAGGCCGAGGGCGGCCGCACGACCGTGCGCGTGCCCGAGGCCCGGCTGCGCGAGGTCGTCGGCCACCTGCTCGATCGCGCCGGCGCCGATCTCGCGGTCGAGGATCCGCCGCTCGAGGACGTCATGCGCAAGCTGTTCAAGGACAAGCGCGTCGGCGCGGACCCGCCGCGATGATGGCGACGCTGCGGGCGCTGCCGACCTTGACCCGGATCGGCCTGGTCGAGGCGCTGGCGTACCGCGCCGAGATGGTCGTGTGGCTGCTGACGACGACCATGCCGCTGGTCATGCTGGGGCTGTGGACGTCGGTGGCCGACGAGGCGCCGTTCCGGGCCTGGGCCACGCGCGACTTCGTCGCGTACTACCTGGTCGTGCTGATCGTGCGCAACCTGACCAGCAACTGGGTGGCGTGGCAGATGTCCGAGGAGATCCGCACCGGCACCGTGGCCGCGCGGCTGTTGCGACCGCTGCACCCGTTCACCGGCTACCTCGGCACCCACCTGGGCGCGGTGCCGCTGCGGGCGCTCGCGGTCGCGCCGGTGATCGCGATCGTGTTCGCGTCGAGCGCGCGCGGCGTGCTGGTCACCGACGGCGCCCACCTGGCGCTGGTCGCGGCCGCGCTGATCGGCGCGTGGCTGCTCACGTTCGGGGTGTTCCTGTGCCTGGGCGCGCTGGCGTTCTTCCTCGACAAGACCCTGGGCATCATCGAGGTCTACTTCGGCGTGTTCGCGATCCTGTCGGGCTACCTGGTGCCGCTGCCGCTCCTGCCCGGGTGGATGCAGGACCTGGCCGCGGTGCTGCCGTTCCGGTCGATGCTGGGCGATCCGGTCGCGATCGTGATCGGGCGCGTGCCCGACGCCACGGCGGCCGCGCGGCTGGTGGCGTTGCAGTGGGCGTGGGCCGCGGCGCTCCTGGCCCTGGCGGCGTGGCTGTGGCGCGCCGGCGTGCGCCGGTACGAGGCGTTCGGTGGCTAGCGCGCTGCGGCTCGGCTACTACGCGCGGCTGCTCGGCGTGCAGGCCCGGGCCTCGTTCGTCACGTCGATGCAGTACCGCGCCGACTTCCTGGTGTCGGGCGCCATGTCGATCTACTGGCTCGGGTGGAACCTGATCCCCCTCCTGGTGCTCTACGGCGACCGCGCGACCGTGGCCGGGTGGAGCTTCGGCGCCGCGCTGGTCGTGATGGCGAACTTCGTGATCATGCGCGGCGTCCTCGAGGGCGCGGTCAACCCGTCGCTGGGCGCGGTGATCGAGCAGATCCGCTCGGGCGCGTTCGACTACACGCTGCTGCGGCCGGCCGACGCGCAGTTCCTGGTGTCGACCGCGCGGTTCGCGCCGTGGCGCATCCTCGACGTGCTCGGCGGCGTCGGCCTGCTGATCTACGCGCTCGTGCGGGTCGACGCGCACCCCAGCCTGGCGCAGGTCGGCGCCGGCGTCGGGCTCCTGCTCGCCGGCCTGGTCGTCATGTACTCGCTGTGGATCATGATCGTCGCGACCGCGTTCTGGGTCGTGCGCATGGACAACCTGATCTACCTGCTGTCGTCGGTGTTCGACGCGGCGCGCTGGCCGGCGACGGTGTTCCGCGGGACCTGGCGGTTCGTGTTCACGTTCGTCATCCCGCTGGCGGTGATGACGACGTATCCGGCCCAGGCGTTCCTGGGCACGCTGACCGGCACCGCGGCGCTGGCGTGCCTGGGCACCGCCGCGGCCGTCGCCGTCGTCGCCCGGCTGGTCTGGCGGCTGGCGCTGCGCAGCTACACCTCGGCGTCGAGCTGAGCGGGGGCTGTTCGACCAATCGCGCTTCCCCGATGTGCCAGACCGAGGCTGCGACCGCGCCCGCGGTTCGTGCGACAACTAGGCCGTGTCGCCGTCACCCGTGCGAGTTGATCGCCTGCGGCACAACTCGCCCAACCTCGACATCCTGCGCGCGGTCGCGGTGCTGACGGTCGTGGTCGATCACCTCGTGCCGACGCTCGCGTTCCGCGGCTTCGAGATCCCGCAGCTGGTGTCGAAGCTGACGCTGCACATCGGCCACGCCGGGGTGCTGGCGTTCTTCGTCCACACCAGCCTGGTGCTGATGTACTCGCTCGAGCGCAACGGCGGCGCCACGCGCGGCGCGTGGTTCCAGCGCTTCTACCTGCGGCGCGGCCTGCGCATCTACCCGCTCGCGGTCGTGTGCGTGGCGGCGGTGGTCGCGCTGGGCTGGCCCGAGGCCAGCTGGAAGCCGTACCACCCGCCGAGCTGGCAGGAGATCGCCGCCAACGTGATGCTGATCCAGAACCTGTGGACCGGGCACAGCGTGCTGACGCCGCTGTGGAGCTTGCCGTACGAGGTCGAGATGTACGTGGTGCTGCCGGTGCTGTACCTGATCGCGCGGCGCGGCGACGCGCTGCGCTGGCTGGTCGGCTTCATGGTGGTCGCGACCGTCGGCGGGTACCTGCTGCGCAAGCTCCAGCACGGGCACATGAACCTGGCCGCGTACGTGCCGTGCTTCCTGGCCGGCGTCATCTGCTACGTGCTGCGCGACCGGATCCGGCCGCGGCTGTCGGGGCGCTGGTGGCCGCTCGTGGTCGTGGGCGCGGTCGCCAGCTACTGCGTGGCCCACACCGTGTCGGATCGGCTGATCTACTGGTTCGGCTGGGTCTACTGCAGCGCGATCGCCCTGGCGATCCCGCTGTTCGCGGACAGCCCGGTCCGCTGGCTCAACCGCGCGGCCGAGCGCGTCGCGACCTACTCGTACGGCATCTACCTCCTGCACGTGCCCGCGTTGCACATCGTGTTCTCGCTGTGGCAGCCGGGGTCGCTCGCGCTCGAGCTGGTGCTGTTCGTCGCCATCACCGTGGCCCTGGCCGTGGTCGCCTACCACGCGATCGAGGCGCCGATGGTCCGCCTCGGGCGTCGGCTGACGAGCAGCTGAGCCGCCGCGGCGGTGGTCGCGGGGTGGGCCGCGGCGGGCTGAAAGTGAACTATATAGACAGTTTGCCTGACATTTGCGACGTCAGATCGGGGCCCTGGGTCGTGCGTTTCAAGACCTCATGCGCCTCCGCCGGATCGCCGTCGCCCTCGGAACCCTGACCGCCGCGAGCGTCCTGGCCCACGCCGAGCGCGTGGCCGCCCGCAAGATGATGATGTCGCCGCGCGACCTGGCGCCGCCGTCGTTCGCGCTCGGCGGCCGGCCGCTCACGGCCGCCCCGGCGCCGGCGGGCCTCGACGCGGCGCAGGCGGCGTACCTGTCAGGCTCGGCGATCGCGGTGGTCGGCGCGCAGGCGCTGGTGATCGACGCCGACAGCGGCGATCTGGTCCTGACCGGCGCCGACGGCGCGCCCACCGCCCGCCTGGCGATCGGCACCACCGCGACCCAGCTGGTGTTCGACCCGGTGACGCACCGGGCCTACGTCGCCAGCCGCGGGACCGACGAGATCATCGTGGTCGAGGTGGGCGCGTCGCTGACGATCGCTGGCCGCTGGCGCACGCCGACCGAGCCCTACGGCCTCGCGCTGACGCCTGATCGCACGATGCTGCTGACCACGACGGTCGCGGCCCGCACCCTGGTGGCGTTCGACGTCGCCACCGGCAAGGAGCGCTGGCGCCGGGCGCTGGCGCCCGATCCGCGCGGCGTCGCGATCGATCCCGACGGCTCCACCGCGCTCGTCACGTCGCTGGTGACCGGCGCGGTCGAGCGGATCGAGCTGGCGACGCCCCAGGCCGGCACCTCGGTCAGCCTGTCGCCGGCGGTGTCCGCGACCGGCAACCCGTTCGCGGCCAGCGTCGTCGGCCAGCTCGGCGGCGGCAGCGAGAGCGGGCGCGGCCACGCGCGCAACGCGTTCGCCGCGCGGTTCATCGGCGCCGACCTCGCGCTGGTCGCGCACCAGACCTCGATCCCGCTGCAGGACGCGCGCTTCGGCGAGAACACCGGCTCGTACGGCGGCGGCTTCGAGCCGCCGATCAAGCACCAGGTCACGTTCATCGCCACCGGCGCCCGCGCCAGCCGCTCGGTGACCGCGCAGATCGCCGACCACCAGCCCAAGGCGATCGCGTGGGATCCGGTGCGCGACCGCGCGTTCGTCGTCGGCTACGGCTCGGACTCGCTGCTCGTGCTCGGCGCCGCCGGGCAGGCCGGCGTCCGGTTCGATCGCACCGTCGCCGTGGGCGCCGAGGGCGGCTGCGGGCCCGAGGGCGTCGCGGTCGGCGCCGACGGCACCGCGTGGGTGTTCTGCGCGGTGTCGCGCAAGGTCGTGCGCGTGCCGATGGACGGCGAGGCGTCGACCGCGACGGTCGGCGCGGTCGCGGTCGCGCCGACGCGGATGTCGAAGCAGGCCCACGAGGGCTTCGATCTGTTCCGCAAGGGCAACGACGGGCGGATCTCGTCGCGCGGCGCGATGGCGTGCTCGAGCTGCCACCCCGAGGCCGGCACCGACGGGTTGTCGTGGCGGATCGAGAGCCACGAGCTGCAGACCCCGCTGCTGGCCGGGCGCGTCGCCGGCACGCACCCGTACAAGTGGGACGGCGGCGATCGCGATCTCGCGATCAGCCTGACCTCGACCATGCGTCGCCTCGGCGGCGCCGGCCTGACCCCGGGCCAGACCAAGTCGCTCGCGGCCTACCTCGAGGCGCTGCCGCGCCCGCGCACGATCAAGCGCGACCCGACCGCGGTCGCGCGCGGCCAGGCCCTGTTCGAGAGCGACGAGGTCGGGTGCACGACCTGCCACGGCGGCCCGCTCTACACCGACAACGTCACCCACGAGCTCGGCGGCACGCTCGCGCAGTCGGACACGCCGTCGCTGGTCGGGCTCGCCCGGAGCGCGCCCTACTACCACGACGGCAGCGCCGCGACGCTCGAGGCGCTCCTGGCCGAGCGGGCCACGGTCCACGGCATGTCCGAGACCGCCTCGCTGACCGCGGGCGAGCGGCGCGATCTGATCGCGTACCTCGAGACGCTCTAGCGGCGGCCGCGCGCGCGGTCACGCCGTCGCGTCACCGCTGTCGCTCAGGCGGTAGCCGACGCCGGGTTCGGTGAGCAGCCAGCGGGGGCGGCTGGGGTTGGCCTCGACCTTCGCGCGCAGCGCGGCCATGTGGACTCGGACGTAGTGGACGTGCTCGACCGCGTTGGGGCCCCAGATCTCCTTGAGCAACATGCGATGGGTCAGCACCTTGCCGGCGTGGCGCACCAGCAGCGCGAGCAGCCGGTACTCGGTCGGGGTGAGCTTGACCAGCCGGTCCTCGACCCGGACCTCGTGGCGCTCGTCGTCGATCGTGATCGCGCCCGCGGTGAGCACGGCCGTCGCGGCGGCGCCGGGGCGGTGGCGCAGCGCGACCCGGATGCGCGCGAACAGCTCGCGCACGCCGAACGGCTTGGTCAGGTAGTCGTCGGCGCCAGCGTCGAGCGCCGCGACCTTGTCGTCCTCGCGGCCGCGCGCCGACAGCACGATGATCGGCACCGCCGTCCACTGGCGCAGGCGGCGGACGAGCTCCAGGCCGTCGCCGTCGGGCAGCCCGAGATCGAGCAGCACGACGTCGGGCGGTTCGGCGGCGGCGGCGGTGGCGCCGGCGGCGACGCCCTCGGCCACCGACACCGCGAAGTCGTGGGCGGTCAGGGTGGCGCGCAGGAACCGCACCATCTGCGGATCGTCCTCGACGATCAGCACCCGGGGGCCGGGCGTCACGGCGCCCCCGGGGCCGCGAGGGCGAGCGCGGGCACCACCGGCGGCGGCGGCGTCGGCAGCCGGACCACGAACCGCGCGCCGCCGCGGCCGGCGCGCTCGACGGCGATGGTGCCGCCGTGGGCCGTGACCACGCCGCGGCACACCGCCAGCCCGAGGCCGACGCCGCCCTTGCGCGCGCCGGGCGCCCGGAAGAACTTGTCGAACAGGCGCGGCGCCGACGCCGGATCGATCCCGGCGCCGGCGTCCGCGACCGAGACCTCGACCAGGGCGCCGTGGCGGCGCGCGGCGATCGTGATCGGCGGCGCGCCGTGCTTCACCGCGTTCTCGATCAGGTTGATCAGCACCTGCTCGAACAGTACCGGATCGACCGACACCACGAGCTCGTCGGGGACGTCCAGCTCGACCGCGCGGTCGCCGAGCACGTCGGCCAGCCGGGTGAGCGCCGAGCCGCACAGCTCGCTGACCGGCACCCACGCGCGGGCCGGCTCGAGGCCGGTCTCGACCCGGGTGATGTTGAGCAGGTTCTGCAGCACCCGCTCGAGCCGGCGGGCCTCGTCGACGATGGTGCCGATCAGGTCGGCCTCGACCGCCGGCGGCAGCTTGGCGCGGGTGTCGCGCAGGGAGGTGGCCGCGCCGGTGATGACCGCGAGCGGCGTGCGCAGATCGTGCGACACCGCCGACAACAACGAGCTGCGCAGCTCCTCGGTGCGGGCCCGGATCGACGCGTCGCGCGCGGCGCTCGCGAGCTGCACCCGCCCCAGCGCCAGGCCGGTCTGGCGGGCCAGCGCCGCCAGCAGGAGGCGCTCGTCGGCGGTGAACGGCGGCGCGTCGCGGCGGCCGGCGGTGACCAGGACGCCGCGGGGGGCGTCCTCGTCGAGCGGCACCGCGGTGACCGCGGCGCCGGGCAGGGTCGCGGTGCCGTGGCCGGCGGGCTGGCGGTGGGCCAGGCTCCACGCCGCCACCGACTGCTCGGGCGCGGACAGCGGCATCAGGCCGGCGATCGCGGTGAGCGTGGTGAGGTCGCCGTCCCGCTCGGGGACCAGCACCGCGGCGCCGACGCCGATGAGCTCCTCGACGTGGCGCACCGCGACCGCCGCGATGTCGGCGGCGGCCTCGGCGGCGGCGATCTCGCGGGTGAAGCCGAGGATCGCGGCGGTGCGGCGCTCGCGCACCAGCGCGTCTTGCTCCTGGCGGCGCAGCCGGGTGGTGAGGGCGCTGATCGTCAGGCCGGCCGCGAACATCACCGCGAAGGTGACCAGGTACCCGAGGTCGCTGACCGCCAGCGTGAACCGCGGCGGCACGAAGCAGACGTCGAACGCCAGCACCGACATCGTCGCCGCCAGCAGCGACGGGCCGCGGCCGCCCAGCCCGGCGATCATGATCGCGACCACGTACATCATCGCCAGATCCGCGAGCGTGACGTGCGCGAAGACCAGCAGCCCGAGCGCGGTCACGGCGGCGACCGCCAGCGCGCCCACCACCCAGCTCCACCGCGCCGTCGGCGGCGCCACCCGTGGGCCGGTCGGGGCCGGGGGCTCCGCGTCGTGGTCGATCGGCGCCACGACGTGGACCTCGATCTCGCCCGAGCCGCGGATCAGCGCGTCGACCAGGCCGCCGCGGAGCAGGTCCCGCCACCGCCCGTGCGTGGGCTTGCCGACGACGACCCGGGTGACGCCGCGGCGCCGCGCGTGGGCCAGGAGCGCGTCGGCCACGTGCTCGCCGCGCAGGCGCACGATCTCGGCGCCCAGCGACTCGGCCAGCCGCAGGTGGGCCTCGAGCCGGTCGCGGTCGCGCGCCGCCAGCGGCCGGCTGGGCCGATCGACCGCGGCCACCTCCCAGGTGGCGTCGAGCCGCTCGGCCGCGCGCTTGCCGGCGCGGATCAAGCGCTCCGACGACGGGCTCGGGCCCACCGCCACCAGCACCCGCTCGCGCTCGACCCACGGCCGCGCGAGGCCGTGGGCCTGGCGGTAGGCGCGCACGTCGACGTCGACCTGCTCGGCGGTGCGGCGCAGCGCCAGCTCGCGCAGCGCCAGCAGGTTGCCCTTCTGGAAGAAGTGCTGGGTGGCGCGCCGCGCCTGCTCGGGCAGGTACACCTTGCCCTCGCCCAGCCGCTCGAGCAGCACCTCGGGCGCCAGATCGATCAGCTCGAGCTCGTCGGCGCGGGCCAGCACGTCGTCGGGGACGGTCTCGCGCACCTTGACGCCGGTGATCTGCTCGACCACGTCGGTGAGGCTGGCGACGTGCTGGACGTTCAGCGTGGTGTGGACCTCGATGCCGGCGTCGAGCAGCTCGAGCACGTCCTGCCAGCGCTTGAGGTGGCGGCTGCCCGGCGCGTTGGTGTGGGCCAGCTCGTCGACCAGGATCACCCGCGGCCGGCGCGCCAGCGCGGCGTCGAGGTCGAGCTCGTCGAGCGTCACCCCGCGGTGCTCGGTCCGGCGCCGCGGCACCACCGGCAGCCCCACCACCAGCGCGCCGGTCTCGGCGCGGCCG
The genomic region above belongs to Myxococcales bacterium and contains:
- a CDS encoding ATP-binding cassette domain-containing protein, whose translation is MIEVAGLTKHFRVHRRPPGLAAALRSLVRRTYDTVKAVDDITFTIARGERVGFLGPNGAGKTTTMKVLAGLLHPTAGAVAVAGHQPFRREPDFLRRITLVMGQKQQLLWDLPPSETYALNRAVFGVDAAVARRTLAELTELLGLAGLTDKPTRQLSLGERMKCELAAALLHGPTTLFLDEPTIGLDVAMQVTIRDFIRDYNQRHDATVLLTSHYMDDVVALCPRVIVIDGGRLIHDGDLRALVKTMLPDKLVSFTGAVAPEEVARLGELVKAEGGRTTVRVPEARLREVVGHLLDRAGADLAVEDPPLEDVMRKLFKDKRVGADPPR
- a CDS encoding ABC-2 family transporter protein, which codes for MMATLRALPTLTRIGLVEALAYRAEMVVWLLTTTMPLVMLGLWTSVADEAPFRAWATRDFVAYYLVVLIVRNLTSNWVAWQMSEEIRTGTVAARLLRPLHPFTGYLGTHLGAVPLRALAVAPVIAIVFASSARGVLVTDGAHLALVAAALIGAWLLTFGVFLCLGALAFFLDKTLGIIEVYFGVFAILSGYLVPLPLLPGWMQDLAAVLPFRSMLGDPVAIVIGRVPDATAAARLVALQWAWAAALLALAAWLWRAGVRRYEAFGG
- a CDS encoding acyltransferase codes for the protein MSPSPVRVDRLRHNSPNLDILRAVAVLTVVVDHLVPTLAFRGFEIPQLVSKLTLHIGHAGVLAFFVHTSLVLMYSLERNGGATRGAWFQRFYLRRGLRIYPLAVVCVAAVVALGWPEASWKPYHPPSWQEIAANVMLIQNLWTGHSVLTPLWSLPYEVEMYVVLPVLYLIARRGDALRWLVGFMVVATVGGYLLRKLQHGHMNLAAYVPCFLAGVICYVLRDRIRPRLSGRWWPLVVVGAVASYCVAHTVSDRLIYWFGWVYCSAIALAIPLFADSPVRWLNRAAERVATYSYGIYLLHVPALHIVFSLWQPGSLALELVLFVAITVALAVVAYHAIEAPMVRLGRRLTSS
- a CDS encoding response regulator, with translation MVRFLRATLTAHDFAVSVAEGVAAGATAAAAEPPDVVLLDLGLPDGDGLELVRRLRQWTAVPIIVLSARGREDDKVAALDAGADDYLTKPFGVRELFARIRVALRHRPGAAATAVLTAGAITIDDERHEVRVEDRLVKLTPTEYRLLALLVRHAGKVLTHRMLLKEIWGPNAVEHVHYVRVHMAALRAKVEANPSRPRWLLTEPGVGYRLSDSGDATA
- a CDS encoding ABC-2 family transporter protein; this encodes MQYRADFLVSGAMSIYWLGWNLIPLLVLYGDRATVAGWSFGAALVVMANFVIMRGVLEGAVNPSLGAVIEQIRSGAFDYTLLRPADAQFLVSTARFAPWRILDVLGGVGLLIYALVRVDAHPSLAQVGAGVGLLLAGLVVMYSLWIMIVATAFWVVRMDNLIYLLSSVFDAARWPATVFRGTWRFVFTFVIPLAVMTTYPAQAFLGTLTGTAALACLGTAAAVAVVARLVWRLALRSYTSASS
- a CDS encoding sensor histidine kinase KdpD; the encoded protein is MLESAQRLRAEGVDVVIGVIETHGRAETGALVVGLPVVPRRRTEHRGVTLDELDLDAALARRPRVILVDELAHTNAPGSRHLKRWQDVLELLDAGIEVHTTLNVQHVASLTDVVEQITGVKVRETVPDDVLARADELELIDLAPEVLLERLGEGKVYLPEQARRATQHFFQKGNLLALRELALRRTAEQVDVDVRAYRQAHGLARPWVERERVLVAVGPSPSSERLIRAGKRAAERLDATWEVAAVDRPSRPLAARDRDRLEAHLRLAESLGAEIVRLRGEHVADALLAHARRRGVTRVVVGKPTHGRWRDLLRGGLVDALIRGSGEIEVHVVAPIDHDAEPPAPTGPRVAPPTARWSWVVGALAVAAVTALGLLVFAHVTLADLAMMYVVAIMIAGLGGRGPSLLAATMSVLAFDVCFVPPRFTLAVSDLGYLVTFAVMFAAGLTISALTTRLRRQEQDALVRERRTAAILGFTREIAAAEAAADIAAVAVRHVEELIGVGAAVLVPERDGDLTTLTAIAGLMPLSAPEQSVAAWSLAHRQPAGHGTATLPGAAVTAVPLDEDAPRGVLVTAGRRDAPPFTADERLLLAALARQTGLALGRVQLASAARDASIRARTEELRSSLLSAVSHDLRTPLAVITGAATSLRDTRAKLPPAVEADLIGTIVDEARRLERVLQNLLNITRVETGLEPARAWVPVSELCGSALTRLADVLGDRAVELDVPDELVVSVDPVLFEQVLINLIENAVKHGAPPITIAARRHGALVEVSVADAGAGIDPASAPRLFDKFFRAPGARKGGVGLGLAVCRGVVTAHGGTIAVERAGRGGARFVVRLPTPPPPVVPALALAAPGAP
- a CDS encoding c-type cytochrome is translated as MRLRRIAVALGTLTAASVLAHAERVAARKMMMSPRDLAPPSFALGGRPLTAAPAPAGLDAAQAAYLSGSAIAVVGAQALVIDADSGDLVLTGADGAPTARLAIGTTATQLVFDPVTHRAYVASRGTDEIIVVEVGASLTIAGRWRTPTEPYGLALTPDRTMLLTTTVAARTLVAFDVATGKERWRRALAPDPRGVAIDPDGSTALVTSLVTGAVERIELATPQAGTSVSLSPAVSATGNPFAASVVGQLGGGSESGRGHARNAFAARFIGADLALVAHQTSIPLQDARFGENTGSYGGGFEPPIKHQVTFIATGARASRSVTAQIADHQPKAIAWDPVRDRAFVVGYGSDSLLVLGAAGQAGVRFDRTVAVGAEGGCGPEGVAVGADGTAWVFCAVSRKVVRVPMDGEASTATVGAVAVAPTRMSKQAHEGFDLFRKGNDGRISSRGAMACSSCHPEAGTDGLSWRIESHELQTPLLAGRVAGTHPYKWDGGDRDLAISLTSTMRRLGGAGLTPGQTKSLAAYLEALPRPRTIKRDPTAVARGQALFESDEVGCTTCHGGPLYTDNVTHELGGTLAQSDTPSLVGLARSAPYYHDGSAATLEALLAERATVHGMSETASLTAGERRDLIAYLETL